The following proteins are encoded in a genomic region of Xanthomonas citri pv. mangiferaeindicae:
- a CDS encoding 2-aminomuconate deaminase — protein sequence MTDAVHAAAAPAPVGRYPHARRAGGLLFLSGIGPRDPATDAVPGNVLDADGRVVARDIAAQTRAVLANVRTVLQASGACWEDLVDVTVYLTDMADFAAYNAVWAEHFPDPATAPCRTTLGIDALPTPIAIELKCVASARDAAERT from the coding sequence ATGACTGACGCGGTCCACGCCGCCGCCGCGCCCGCTCCGGTCGGGCGCTACCCGCATGCGCGCCGTGCCGGCGGCCTGCTGTTCCTGTCGGGCATCGGCCCGCGCGACCCGGCGACCGACGCGGTGCCGGGCAACGTGCTCGATGCCGACGGCCGCGTGGTCGCGCGCGACATCGCGGCGCAGACCCGCGCGGTGCTCGCCAATGTCCGCACCGTGCTCCAGGCCAGCGGCGCGTGCTGGGAAGACCTGGTCGACGTGACCGTCTACCTGACCGACATGGCGGACTTCGCCGCCTACAACGCGGTCTGGGCCGAGCATTTTCCCGACCCCGCCACTGCGCCGTGCCGTACGACGCTCGGCATCGATGCGCTGCCGACGCCGATCGCGATCGAGCTCAAATGCGTGGCGAGCGCGCGCGACGCGGCCGAACGCACCTGA
- a CDS encoding 3-hydroxyanthranilate 3,4-dioxygenase has protein sequence MLPNPINLQAWIDAHRELLKPPVGNKCIHDGDFIVMIVGGPNARTDYHYDEGPEWFFQLEGEMVLRIQEDGRPRDIPIRAGETFLLPPKVPHSPQRSAGSVGLVIERKRLPHERDGLLWFCERCNHTLFEHYFTLHDIEQDFPPVFDRFYGAIDLRTCEACGHVNPRPARYEQVAGPAAG, from the coding sequence ATGCTGCCCAATCCGATCAACCTGCAGGCCTGGATCGACGCGCATCGCGAGTTGCTCAAACCGCCGGTCGGCAACAAGTGCATCCACGACGGCGACTTCATCGTGATGATCGTCGGCGGGCCCAATGCGCGGACCGACTACCATTACGACGAGGGCCCGGAGTGGTTCTTCCAGCTCGAGGGCGAGATGGTGCTGCGCATCCAAGAGGACGGCCGCCCGCGCGACATCCCGATCCGCGCCGGCGAGACCTTCCTGCTGCCGCCCAAGGTGCCGCATTCGCCGCAGCGCAGCGCCGGCTCGGTCGGACTGGTGATCGAGCGCAAGCGCCTGCCGCATGAGCGCGACGGTCTGTTGTGGTTCTGCGAGCGCTGCAACCACACGCTGTTCGAGCACTACTTCACGCTTCACGACATCGAGCAGGACTTCCCGCCGGTGTTCGACCGCTTCTACGGCGCGATCGACCTGCGCACCTGCGAGGCCTGTGGCCACGTCAACCCGCGTCCCGCCCGATACGAACAGGTGGCCGGGCCGGCCGCCGGATGA
- a CDS encoding 2-amino-3-carboxymuconate-6-semialdehyde decarboxylase, with amino-acid sequence MLKIDIHAHYLPRDWPDLAAKYGEARFPVIHHTADGRHRIYKDGRFFREIWSRTWDARERIDDYARFGVQVQVISTVPVMFGYWAKPAHALELHQSLNDHMAATVAAHPRHYAGIGTVPLQSPRLAIQELERCVDQLGLQGVQIGSHVGDWNLDAPELFPFFEAAADLGAAILVHPWDMMGSESMPKYWLPWLVGMPAEQARAACCLVFGGVLERLPKLRICMAHGGGSFPYTIGRIEHGFNMRPDLVATDNPHNPRRYLKRLYFDSWVADPRALQYLLDTCGADRVMLGTDYPFPLGEQEPGAGIEQLALDDAARARLYHGTALDWLGLPANRFA; translated from the coding sequence ATGCTGAAGATCGACATCCACGCCCATTACCTGCCGCGCGACTGGCCGGACCTGGCGGCCAAGTATGGCGAGGCGCGGTTCCCGGTCATCCACCACACCGCCGACGGGCGCCACCGGATCTACAAGGACGGGCGGTTCTTCCGCGAGATCTGGTCGCGGACCTGGGACGCGCGCGAGCGCATCGACGACTATGCCCGCTTCGGAGTGCAGGTCCAGGTGATCAGCACCGTGCCGGTGATGTTCGGCTACTGGGCCAAGCCCGCGCACGCGCTGGAGCTGCACCAATCACTCAACGACCACATGGCCGCCACGGTCGCCGCCCATCCGCGGCATTACGCCGGCATCGGCACCGTGCCGCTGCAGTCGCCGCGGCTGGCGATCCAGGAGCTGGAGCGCTGCGTCGATCAGCTCGGCCTGCAGGGCGTGCAGATCGGCAGCCATGTCGGCGACTGGAATCTCGACGCGCCAGAGCTGTTCCCGTTCTTCGAGGCCGCGGCCGACCTGGGGGCTGCGATCCTGGTCCACCCCTGGGACATGATGGGCAGCGAATCGATGCCCAAGTACTGGTTGCCCTGGCTGGTCGGCATGCCGGCCGAACAGGCGCGTGCGGCCTGTTGCCTGGTCTTTGGCGGTGTGCTCGAGCGGCTGCCGAAGCTGCGCATTTGCATGGCGCACGGGGGCGGGAGCTTCCCGTACACGATCGGGCGCATCGAGCACGGCTTCAACATGCGTCCCGACCTCGTCGCCACCGACAATCCGCACAACCCGCGTCGCTACCTCAAGCGGCTGTACTTCGACTCCTGGGTCGCCGACCCGCGGGCGCTGCAATACCTCCTCGACACCTGCGGCGCGGACCGAGTGATGCTCGGCACCGACTACCCCTTCCCGCTCGGCGAACAGGAACCCGGCGCAGGGATCGAGCAGCTGGCGCTCGACGACGCGGCCCGCGCCCGGCTCTACCACGGCACGGCGCTCGACTGGCTGGGCCTGCCGGCCAACCGCTTCGCCTGA
- a CDS encoding kynureninase encodes MTETHALFTDDHAATADAADPLRRFRAQFHMPRFGDVEQAYFVGNSLGLQPRGVRAQVEDVLDKWAMEAVEGHFRGNSQWMTYHALVGAQLAEVVGAQPEEVVAMNSLTANLHFLMVGFYCPTAERPAILMEAGAFPSDRYALESQVRFHGFDPATDLIEVQPGADGLFGMDAIAAAIAEHGHRLALVLWPGVQYRTGEAFDLAEIVRLGHAAGAVVGFDLAHAAGNLPLRLHDSDADFAVWCHYKYLNSGPGAVAGAFVHARHATTDRPRFAGWWGHDAATRFRMGPDFQPTPGAEGWQLSNPPILGLAPLRASLDLFTEAGMPALRAKSERLTGYLEALIHAQLSEVLEIVTPADPARRGAQLSLRVRGGREQGRVLFEHLSDNGVLGDWREPDVIRISPAPLYNDHADVLRFARAVRRWSETR; translated from the coding sequence ATGACCGAGACGCACGCCCTGTTCACCGACGACCACGCCGCAACCGCCGACGCCGCCGACCCGCTCCGGCGCTTCCGCGCGCAGTTCCACATGCCACGCTTCGGCGATGTGGAGCAGGCGTATTTCGTCGGCAATTCGCTGGGCCTGCAACCACGCGGCGTACGCGCGCAGGTCGAGGACGTGCTCGACAAATGGGCGATGGAGGCGGTCGAGGGCCATTTCCGCGGCAACTCACAGTGGATGACCTACCACGCGCTGGTCGGCGCGCAGCTGGCCGAGGTCGTGGGCGCGCAACCGGAGGAAGTGGTCGCGATGAACTCGCTGACCGCGAACCTGCATTTTTTGATGGTCGGCTTCTACTGCCCGACTGCCGAACGTCCGGCGATCCTGATGGAAGCTGGTGCGTTTCCGTCCGACCGCTACGCCCTCGAATCGCAAGTCCGCTTCCACGGCTTCGACCCGGCCACCGATCTGATCGAAGTGCAGCCCGGCGCCGACGGCCTGTTCGGCATGGACGCGATCGCCGCGGCGATCGCCGAACACGGGCACCGGCTGGCGCTGGTGCTGTGGCCTGGCGTGCAGTACCGCACCGGCGAAGCCTTCGACCTGGCGGAGATCGTGCGCCTGGGCCACGCGGCCGGTGCCGTGGTCGGCTTCGACCTTGCCCATGCGGCGGGCAACCTGCCGCTGCGGCTGCACGACAGCGACGCCGACTTCGCCGTGTGGTGCCACTACAAATACCTCAACAGCGGGCCGGGGGCCGTGGCCGGCGCCTTCGTGCATGCGCGCCACGCCACGACCGATCGGCCGCGCTTCGCCGGCTGGTGGGGCCATGACGCGGCGACGCGCTTCCGCATGGGGCCGGACTTCCAGCCCACGCCGGGCGCCGAGGGCTGGCAGCTCAGCAATCCGCCGATCCTTGGCCTGGCGCCACTGCGGGCCTCGCTGGACCTGTTCACCGAAGCCGGGATGCCGGCGCTGCGCGCCAAGTCCGAGCGCTTGACCGGGTATCTGGAAGCGCTGATTCACGCGCAGCTGTCGGAGGTGCTCGAGATCGTCACGCCCGCCGATCCTGCACGGCGCGGTGCGCAGCTGTCGCTGCGCGTGCGCGGCGGCCGCGAGCAGGGCCGCGTCCTGTTCGAGCACCTGTCCGACAACGGCGTGCTCGGCGACTGGCGCGAACCCGACGTGATCCGTATCTCGCCGGCACCGCTCTACAACGACCACGCCGACGTGCTGCGGTTCGCGCGCGCGGTGAGGCGATGGAGCGAGACACGATGA
- a CDS encoding kynurenine 3-monooxygenase — protein MSARQLTIVGAGLAGALLGILLRRRSWEVDLYEKRGDPRRLGYAGGRSINLALAERGRHALRAADADDAVMQHAIMMRGRMVHTGAAAPQLQRYGRDDDEVIWSVHRGDLNVVLLDLAQAAGARLHFDAGLDAVNFDSRHAMFRDPGSGATREVHFRALVGADGAGSALRTAMQRVRDLGERVDVLDHGYKELEIPPSADGGFRIEPHALHIWPRGHYMCIALPNDERTFTVTLFLPHHAGTDGGPAFEQIHEVDAAQAFFAREFPDALALMPEFRAHWAANPVGQLATLYLDRWHLDGRAVLLGDAAHAMVPFHGQGMNCAFEDCVALADQLDAHADTADAFAAFAAQRRPDAAAIQRMALDNYLEMRDRVDDADYLLQRELELALQARHPGRFVPHYAMVTFMRIPYSLAMRRTDLQRGILERATAGHTTLDTLDWPAIDAEVRAQLTPLEDTPA, from the coding sequence ATGAGCGCACGCCAACTGACCATCGTCGGCGCAGGACTGGCCGGCGCGCTGCTCGGCATCCTGCTGCGACGCCGGAGCTGGGAGGTCGATCTGTACGAGAAGCGCGGCGATCCGCGGCGTCTGGGCTACGCTGGTGGGCGTTCGATCAACCTGGCGCTGGCCGAGCGCGGCCGGCATGCGCTGCGCGCGGCCGATGCCGACGATGCGGTGATGCAACACGCGATCATGATGCGCGGGCGCATGGTCCACACCGGCGCCGCCGCGCCGCAGTTGCAGCGCTACGGTCGCGACGACGACGAGGTGATCTGGTCGGTGCATCGTGGCGATCTGAACGTCGTGCTGCTCGACCTGGCGCAGGCCGCCGGTGCCCGGCTGCATTTCGATGCCGGCCTGGATGCGGTCAACTTCGACTCCCGGCACGCGATGTTCCGCGATCCCGGCAGCGGCGCAACGCGCGAAGTCCACTTCCGCGCACTGGTCGGCGCCGATGGTGCCGGCTCGGCGCTGCGCACGGCGATGCAGCGCGTGCGCGACCTCGGCGAGCGGGTCGACGTGCTCGATCATGGCTACAAGGAACTGGAGATCCCACCGTCGGCCGACGGCGGTTTCCGCATCGAGCCGCACGCACTGCACATCTGGCCACGCGGCCACTACATGTGCATCGCCTTGCCCAACGACGAGCGCACCTTCACCGTCACGCTATTCCTGCCGCACCACGCGGGTACCGACGGCGGTCCGGCGTTCGAGCAGATCCACGAGGTCGACGCGGCGCAGGCGTTCTTCGCGCGGGAGTTTCCCGATGCGCTGGCGCTGATGCCCGAGTTCCGCGCGCACTGGGCCGCCAATCCGGTCGGCCAGTTGGCGACGCTGTACCTCGACCGTTGGCATCTCGACGGCCGCGCGGTGCTGCTGGGCGATGCCGCGCACGCGATGGTGCCGTTCCACGGTCAGGGCATGAACTGCGCGTTCGAGGACTGCGTGGCGCTGGCCGATCAACTCGACGCGCATGCCGATACCGCCGACGCGTTCGCCGCGTTCGCGGCGCAGCGCCGGCCCGACGCGGCCGCGATCCAGCGCATGGCGCTCGACAACTACCTGGAGATGCGCGACCGGGTGGACGATGCCGACTACCTGCTGCAGCGCGAACTCGAACTCGCCTTGCAGGCGCGCCACCCCGGCCGTTTCGTCCCGCACTACGCGATGGTGACCTTCATGCGCATTCCGTACTCGTTGGCGATGCGCCGCACCGATCTGCAGCGCGGCATCCTCGAACGCGCGACGGCCGGCCACACCACGCTCGATACGCTGGACTGGCCGGCGATCGACGCCGAAGTGCGGGCGCAGCTGACGCCGCTGGAGGACACACCCGCATGA
- a CDS encoding exodeoxyribonuclease I, translated as MTDSFLFYDLETFGADPRRSRIAQFAAIRTDADLVQIEDPIDFFVRPADDLLPSPVATLITGITPQQALRDGMPEAEAFARIFEEMARPRTCTLGYNSLRFDDEFVRFGLFRNFHDPYEREWRGGNCRWDLLDVMRLWHALRPEGLVWPTRDDGATSFKLEHLALANDVRTGDAHEALSDVRALIGLARRMRSAQPRLWDYAAKLRDKRHAAAMLDPVAMSPVLHVSQRYPAARLCAAPVLPLARHPTIDSRIVVFDLDAEPDVLLDLDADTIAARVFVRGADLPEGVARIPLKEVHSNRCPALVAWAHLRAEDFARLSIDPALVERRAAQLRAAGPALAAKIRAVFATERAHGPSDADGSLYDGFLGDGDRRRVARVRATPPAQLHGADFGFEDPRLDELLFRYRARNWPDTLSPDERHRWDEYRRLRLGPGTTASEQDFDGYFTQIDTLRADHAQSPTHQALLDALVDWGRGLHSHLYPTAPA; from the coding sequence ATGACTGATAGTTTTCTCTTTTACGATCTCGAAACCTTCGGCGCCGACCCGCGCCGCAGTCGGATCGCCCAGTTCGCGGCGATCCGCACCGATGCCGATCTGGTGCAGATCGAGGACCCGATCGACTTCTTCGTACGGCCGGCCGACGACCTGCTGCCCTCGCCGGTCGCCACACTGATCACCGGCATCACGCCGCAGCAGGCGCTGCGCGACGGCATGCCCGAGGCCGAGGCGTTCGCGCGGATCTTCGAGGAGATGGCGCGCCCGCGCACCTGCACGCTGGGCTACAACTCGCTGCGCTTCGACGACGAATTCGTCCGCTTCGGGCTGTTTCGCAACTTCCACGATCCCTATGAGCGCGAATGGCGGGGCGGCAACTGCCGCTGGGACCTGCTCGACGTGATGCGCCTGTGGCATGCGTTGCGGCCCGAGGGGCTGGTCTGGCCCACGCGCGACGACGGCGCGACCTCGTTCAAGCTCGAACACTTGGCACTGGCCAACGACGTACGCACCGGCGATGCGCACGAGGCGCTGTCTGACGTGCGTGCATTGATCGGCCTGGCGCGGCGGATGCGCAGCGCCCAGCCACGGCTGTGGGATTACGCCGCCAAACTGCGCGACAAGCGCCACGCGGCCGCGATGCTCGACCCGGTCGCGATGAGCCCTGTGCTGCACGTCTCCCAGCGCTATCCGGCCGCACGGCTGTGCGCGGCGCCGGTACTGCCGCTGGCGCGCCACCCGACGATCGACAGCCGGATCGTGGTGTTCGACCTCGACGCCGAGCCCGACGTCCTGCTCGATCTCGACGCCGACACCATCGCCGCGCGCGTGTTCGTGCGCGGCGCCGACCTGCCCGAGGGCGTCGCCCGCATCCCGCTCAAGGAAGTGCACAGCAACCGTTGCCCGGCCCTGGTCGCCTGGGCGCACTTGCGCGCGGAGGATTTCGCGCGCCTGTCGATCGATCCGGCGCTGGTCGAGCGCCGCGCCGCGCAACTGCGCGCAGCCGGTCCGGCACTGGCGGCGAAGATCCGCGCGGTCTTCGCGACCGAGCGCGCGCATGGGCCATCGGATGCCGACGGCTCGCTGTACGACGGCTTCCTGGGCGACGGCGACCGCCGCCGGGTCGCCCGAGTACGGGCCACGCCGCCGGCGCAGTTGCACGGGGCGGATTTCGGCTTCGAGGACCCGCGCCTGGACGAGCTGCTGTTCCGCTACCGCGCCCGCAACTGGCCCGACACGCTGTCCCCGGACGAGCGCCACCGCTGGGACGAGTACCGTCGCCTGCGGCTCGGGCCCGGCACGACCGCGTCCGAACAGGACTTCGACGGCTACTTCACGCAGATCGACACGCTGCGCGCCGACCATGCGCAGTCTCCCACGCACCAGGCCTTGCTCGACGCGCTCGTCGACTGGGGCCGTGGTCTGCATTCGCACCTCTACCCCACCGCCCCCGCATGA
- a CDS encoding TIGR02453 family protein — protein MTAYFSEKSFRFLRALARHNDKAWFEAHRKDYEAHVRQPFLRLVGDLQPDVAAISPHFRADTRTVGGSLFRIYRDARFSHDKSPYKTWQGARLFHERRREVAAPSFYVHLEPGASFVGAGLWHPEPHTQLKVRQFILENPGSWKAAAHAPKLRRRFALDDSQMLVRPPRGFPADFTYIDDLRHRNWAFLRPLDDAAMAAPGLDRTIAADLAVLAPFVDYLCAALDLEF, from the coding sequence ATGACCGCCTATTTCAGCGAGAAGAGCTTCCGATTCCTGCGCGCGCTTGCGCGCCACAACGACAAGGCCTGGTTCGAGGCCCACCGCAAGGATTACGAGGCGCACGTGCGCCAGCCTTTTCTGCGGCTGGTCGGCGACCTGCAGCCCGACGTCGCCGCGATCAGCCCGCATTTCCGCGCCGACACCCGCACCGTCGGCGGCTCGCTGTTCCGCATCTATCGCGACGCCCGCTTCTCGCACGACAAATCGCCGTACAAGACCTGGCAGGGCGCCCGGCTGTTCCACGAGCGGCGTCGCGAAGTTGCCGCGCCCTCGTTCTACGTGCACCTGGAGCCGGGCGCGAGCTTCGTCGGCGCCGGGCTCTGGCATCCCGAACCCCACACGCAACTCAAGGTGCGCCAGTTCATCCTGGAAAACCCCGGCAGTTGGAAGGCAGCCGCGCACGCGCCCAAGTTGCGGCGCCGCTTCGCGCTCGACGACAGCCAGATGCTGGTCCGCCCGCCGCGCGGCTTTCCTGCCGACTTCACCTACATCGACGATCTGCGCCATCGCAACTGGGCGTTCCTGCGACCGCTCGACGATGCGGCGATGGCCGCGCCCGGCCTCGACCGCACGATCGCCGCCGACCTCGCCGTGCTGGCACCGTTCGTCGACTATCTGTGCGCGGCGCTGGACCTGGAGTTCTGA
- a CDS encoding 4-hydroxy-3-methylbut-2-en-1-yl diphosphate synthase gives MSAQPDAPTFSDLRPESAATPPFGPAPRRATRQVRVGSVAVGGDAPVVVQSMTNTDTADVVSTARQIGELWRAGSELVRITVNTPEAAAAVPRIVERLAMQGIEVPIIGDFHYNGHQLLAGEPACAQALAKYRINPGNVGFGKKKDLQFAQLIEFAIRYGKPVRIGANWGSLDQSLAATLMDENARRAVPWDAGRVLREALIRSAVDSAERAVELGLGRDRIVLSAKVSGVQELVAVYRDLSARCDFALHLGLTEAGIGSKGMVASSAALALLMQEGIGDTIRISLTPEPGASRTKEVVVAQELLQTMGLRAFTPMVTACPGCGRTTSEFFQELAGVVQDHVREKMPEWKITHPGAENMTLAVMGCVVNGPGESRHANIGISLPGTGEAPSAPVFIDGEKAVTLRGETIAQDFVALVDEYVHRTYGRGADAG, from the coding sequence ATGTCCGCCCAGCCCGACGCTCCGACGTTCTCCGATCTCCGTCCCGAATCCGCGGCCACGCCGCCGTTCGGGCCCGCGCCGCGCCGCGCCACGCGCCAGGTCCGGGTGGGCAGCGTCGCCGTCGGCGGCGATGCGCCGGTGGTCGTGCAGTCGATGACCAACACCGACACTGCCGACGTGGTGTCCACCGCGCGACAGATCGGCGAACTGTGGCGGGCGGGCTCCGAACTGGTGCGCATCACCGTCAATACGCCCGAGGCCGCCGCCGCGGTGCCGCGGATCGTCGAGCGGCTGGCGATGCAAGGCATCGAAGTGCCGATCATCGGCGACTTCCACTACAACGGTCACCAGTTGCTGGCCGGCGAGCCGGCCTGTGCGCAGGCGCTGGCCAAGTACCGGATCAACCCGGGCAATGTCGGCTTCGGCAAGAAGAAGGACCTGCAGTTCGCGCAGCTGATCGAGTTCGCGATCCGCTACGGCAAGCCGGTGCGCATCGGCGCCAACTGGGGCTCGCTCGATCAGTCGCTCGCCGCGACCCTGATGGACGAGAACGCCCGCCGCGCCGTGCCGTGGGATGCGGGGCGCGTGCTGCGCGAGGCCCTGATCCGCTCGGCAGTCGATTCGGCCGAACGCGCGGTGGAGTTGGGCCTGGGGCGCGACCGCATCGTGCTCTCGGCCAAGGTCAGCGGCGTGCAGGAGCTGGTCGCGGTCTATCGCGACCTGTCGGCGCGCTGCGATTTCGCGCTGCACCTCGGGCTCACCGAGGCCGGCATCGGCAGCAAGGGCATGGTCGCCTCCAGCGCCGCGCTGGCGCTGCTGATGCAGGAAGGCATCGGCGACACGATCCGCATCTCGCTGACCCCAGAACCCGGTGCGTCGCGCACCAAGGAAGTCGTGGTCGCCCAGGAACTGCTGCAGACCATGGGCCTGCGCGCGTTCACGCCGATGGTCACCGCATGCCCGGGCTGCGGCCGCACGACCTCGGAGTTCTTCCAGGAACTGGCCGGCGTGGTGCAGGACCATGTGCGCGAGAAGATGCCCGAGTGGAAGATCACCCACCCGGGGGCTGAGAACATGACGCTCGCGGTGATGGGCTGCGTGGTCAACGGCCCCGGTGAGTCGCGGCACGCCAATATCGGCATCTCGTTGCCGGGGACTGGCGAGGCGCCGTCGGCGCCGGTGTTCATCGACGGCGAGAAGGCCGTCACGTTGCGCGGCGAGACCATCGCCCAGGACTTCGTCGCGCTGGTCGACGAGTACGTGCACCGGACCTACGGTCGCGGTGCCGATGCCGGCTGA
- a CDS encoding two-component system response regulator, whose protein sequence is MKGLLVDDDTLYLEALRRALTRRGIDCEVAPDIPTALEVAARIAPDFALVDLKLADASGLSLIEPLRAIRADMRILLVTGYASIATAVEAIKRGADDYLPKPVSADTLLRILHNTEPVPTAAASDLDDGPSVESPTMIPLHRLEWEHIQQALAETGGNISATARLLGMHRRSLQRKLAKRPGPERRPLSE, encoded by the coding sequence ATGAAAGGCCTGCTGGTCGACGACGACACCCTGTACCTGGAAGCGCTGCGGCGCGCCCTGACCCGCCGCGGGATCGACTGCGAGGTCGCGCCCGACATCCCGACCGCGCTCGAGGTTGCCGCGCGCATCGCGCCCGACTTTGCGCTGGTCGATCTCAAGCTCGCCGATGCCTCCGGGCTGTCGTTGATCGAGCCGCTGCGCGCGATCCGTGCCGACATGCGCATCCTGCTGGTCACCGGCTACGCCAGCATCGCGACCGCGGTCGAGGCGATCAAGCGCGGCGCAGACGACTACCTGCCCAAGCCGGTGTCGGCCGATACCCTGCTGCGCATCCTGCACAACACCGAGCCGGTGCCGACCGCCGCCGCGAGCGACCTCGATGACGGGCCGAGCGTCGAGAGCCCGACGATGATCCCGCTGCACCGACTGGAGTGGGAGCACATCCAGCAGGCGCTGGCCGAGACCGGCGGCAACATTTCCGCGACCGCGCGCCTGCTCGGCATGCATCGCAGGTCGTTGCAGCGCAAACTCGCCAAGCGGCCCGGCCCCGAGCGGCGCCCGCTGTCGGAGTGA
- a CDS encoding calcineurin phosphoesterase → MSRSCSLLSLPALLALLGGMSTPTLACDSGIVFEDRNGNGRQDADEPGIAAIGVSDGVRIVETDADGRFGGLTGGSAFVIKPAGYALARDGALPRHWASPGRGDDCHFALRPRTPAADALDVLVFADPQAGREAEVDYYARSVVAAAARTPAALGLVLGDVGNDVPALYPAINAATAQLDVPWLHVPGNHDLDVEATDDPGSTASYRAVYGPETYAWEEPQASFLMLDNVLHQPGQRPSYVGGLREDQFAFVEAYLARARTDRLLVVGAHIPWFDTAAEGAPETVRSADRARLFALLARFPRVLLLTGHRHTQRHVRHGAAQGWEGATPLHEYNVGAASGAFWSGAPDADGIPAATMADGTPNGFATLRVQADGSYQLAWQPARLPADEPATTAAMALHAPGVLRQGAYPAWGVYANVYMGQPDTRVEYRIGDGDWRPMRRVERADPRLVLENARDDLADSLRGRDRSPEADLSPHLWRGALATDLPVGTHRVEVRAFDPWQGEQRASTVYRLAAAPGD, encoded by the coding sequence ATGTCGCGCTCGTGTTCGTTGTTGTCGTTGCCCGCCCTGCTCGCATTGCTGGGCGGGATGTCCACGCCCACGCTGGCCTGCGATAGCGGCATCGTGTTCGAGGATCGCAACGGCAATGGCCGGCAGGATGCAGACGAGCCCGGTATCGCGGCCATTGGCGTGTCCGATGGCGTGCGGATCGTCGAGACCGATGCCGACGGACGATTCGGCGGCCTGACCGGTGGTTCGGCGTTCGTCATCAAGCCGGCCGGCTACGCGCTCGCGCGCGACGGTGCGTTGCCGCGGCACTGGGCGTCGCCGGGCCGCGGCGACGATTGTCACTTTGCGCTGCGCCCGCGGACCCCGGCCGCCGATGCGCTGGACGTGCTGGTGTTCGCCGATCCGCAAGCCGGCCGCGAGGCGGAAGTCGACTACTACGCGCGCAGCGTGGTCGCCGCAGCAGCGCGGACACCGGCGGCGCTCGGCCTGGTGCTGGGCGATGTCGGCAACGATGTGCCGGCGCTGTATCCGGCGATCAATGCCGCGACCGCGCAGCTCGATGTGCCGTGGCTGCACGTGCCGGGCAACCATGACCTGGATGTCGAGGCGACTGACGACCCCGGCTCGACGGCGTCCTATCGCGCGGTCTATGGGCCGGAGACCTATGCCTGGGAGGAGCCGCAGGCCAGTTTCCTGATGCTCGACAACGTCCTCCACCAGCCCGGCCAGCGCCCTTCTTATGTCGGTGGTCTACGCGAGGACCAGTTCGCGTTCGTCGAAGCCTATCTGGCGCGCGCCCGCACCGATCGGCTGCTGGTTGTCGGCGCGCACATTCCCTGGTTCGACACCGCCGCAGAGGGTGCGCCAGAGACCGTCCGCAGCGCCGACCGCGCGCGCTTGTTCGCGTTGTTGGCGCGCTTCCCGCGCGTGCTGCTGCTCACAGGGCACCGGCACACTCAGCGCCACGTGCGTCACGGCGCGGCGCAAGGCTGGGAGGGCGCCACCCCCTTGCACGAATACAACGTCGGCGCCGCGAGCGGGGCGTTCTGGAGCGGCGCACCCGATGCCGATGGCATTCCGGCGGCGACCATGGCCGACGGCACACCGAACGGCTTCGCCACGCTGCGCGTCCAGGCCGATGGCAGCTATCAGCTGGCCTGGCAGCCGGCACGGCTGCCGGCCGACGAGCCCGCGACCACTGCGGCGATGGCGCTGCATGCGCCGGGCGTGCTGCGCCAGGGCGCGTATCCGGCCTGGGGTGTCTACGCCAATGTCTACATGGGGCAGCCGGACACGCGGGTCGAGTACCGCATCGGCGATGGCGACTGGCGGCCGATGCGCCGGGTCGAACGCGCCGACCCGCGACTGGTGCTCGAGAATGCGCGCGACGATCTCGCCGACAGCCTGCGCGGACGCGACCGCTCGCCCGAGGCCGACCTGTCGCCGCACCTGTGGCGCGGTGCGCTCGCGACCGATCTGCCGGTCGGCACACATCGAGTGGAGGTGCGCGCGTTCGATCCCTGGCAGGGCGAACAGCGGGCATCGACGGTTTATCGGCTGGCGGCCGCGCCGGGCGATTGA